Part of the Macrobrachium nipponense isolate FS-2020 chromosome 19, ASM1510439v2, whole genome shotgun sequence genome, TTCAGTTTAAGATAGGAAATTCATAAATATCACAGACTGAAAATGACTAACGTCTGACCTAGCTGGGTATTCGAGGTCAACCTTCTCAGAAACAAGAAGCAAAGGGTCATTGCGGATGGTGTGTCAAGTCAGGTTGAAATTCGGTGACTAGTTGTGTCCTCCAAAGTGGTGTGATTGGTCCTATGCTCTTTGTATGTTATACAGTTATTTGCCATCGGTCGTGGAAAGCAGTTCTATGTATAGTATTTTGCTgatgacaaacaggtttgtataTGATTTACAAATACCTCAAGACTGTAAAAATTGACAAACTGTATGGTTTGCTTAAACTATCTTCCTATCTCCTGCATCTTAAAGGTAATGGGTATGCAGTAATGTCATTGGCAAAATCAGCCCAAAATATAGGGTCTTATTCTGctatataaaaatggataaagtagtTTTTGATGACTTCATCTCATTTAAATGACACATTTCCAAGTCGATGCATAAGGCAAACCAAGCTATAGGTATCATGCAAAGAACAATCAGAGAGTTATATAGTGACTTGTTGAAAATTTTTTACAAAACCTGCATCCAGCCCCACTTGGAGAGATGTTCTAGGCGTGTGGGCTCATAACTTTAAGGAGATACTGAAgaactttaaaacaaataaataaataaaaatccggtGAGCAACGAAGGTTTTGTTAACAATTTGAAGATCTGTTATCATTGCTAAGTCTGACTTCACACAGAGAAAGGAAAGTCAGAGAAATTTAAGCTTGAACCTTTTGAAATGAGTATCTATGATGTATATTAGAGAAACAATACTTAAAtaaagagaagaaggaaatgtCTAAATGAGTCAATGTTGTAGACTAGACTAGTTGAACATTAAACAGAAACCACTGAGGCTATTACCAGACCAATTTAAACAAaaagtaatttaataataataataataataataataataataataataataataataataataataataataataataataataataataataataataataataataataataataataataataataattcatcaaaaAGTAATAATTTGTTTTAGTCCCCTTGAAAATAGTATCCATTTTCTTTCCATCTATTCGTTTTCTCTTTCATGGTCTTATATTTGTGGCGGTAACTACTCAAAATCCACGGGAAGTTGTTAACGTGCATTCTGCATAAATATTTGTCTCCAAGGCCCCTACCTTTATATAAAATAAGATCATTATTAATGTgaattatttaaatacatataaaagCTTACTCTTatatatcttttactactttctcagtGGGTTACATAAGTAAAATACAAGTGTTAATTATTATACTTTCCTATCAATGTACCTTTATAGTTACAATGGTTGCTTCGTCCAATGatagtttatttacattttctaatgtataaaaagaggaaaaacgacTGAGATTTACATAGAATTAATTTCCAGTTTGATTTTGACTGTAAGTTAATCTATGTCTTAATTTTGATTTACTGGATGTTATTTCACGAGTAGCTGTGAAACTGAccactaatatttcttgggggtcgttattttaattatatttacagtcttttgtttatgtttttactaagcacgccgcaaaggtggatacatgccgGGTTAAAATCCTTGAGGGTCACTATTTAGGAAATATCCAAAAGTAATCTTAGGATATTCTGATATTTGTTTGGTACAgaatattggtacggcagccgtatactGATCCTGATAGATATTGGTatggctgtgaattgcgcatgcgtcaatttcagacttcctgccgtacaaataacatagtgtggGGGTTatgtcagattctgtcagtggcaCCGTATTGCGCTATTGACTAGGTGTGGGTACGGCAGTTAGCCGTACcctttaccagtttgctaatcatgcagcagttgccgtacactgCTGCTgagagctataggtacggcactagaagatcagcgacagtagtaataatagtcgaactgaattttgtcactgaacatgttcaattcaaaatatcaaagtgaagcaccatactgtcatcaccaaagcaccaaaacattttgacagtaaatgaaaatatcaaaaatcataGTTATACTAAACATATGTAGATTTTGACTATGTACTACATGAAAAATATAACTAAACTAAGctatctgtgtacttcaaatcttctttgaatctcctctgaaccgtgtaataatacatcagctTTCGCCGAAAAACattttttcaggtttcaacaagctgaaaaaggcaatagacgtccacgaagagtcaaacttccagaaattgtatatccgtaggtcacgaacgatcgaatcgaccctgaaaagagctccgaataggagattcaaagaagacttgaagtacacagaaatcgtgctctgtTGTATTCATGGTGGTAAGGAAAAGAtcaaagtcgatcctctggtaagcggcctaatcaatcgtaagtaatcatcgaaatcaggtctatattaacagcatgtttcccatattggacgcactactgactCTGCATTACTTTACTAGCTAGGCCTCAAATCTTCGGAGCTcgtttcagggccgattcgaccGTTCGTGACCtttggatatacaatttctggtcGTCATTTTCTTGGTGTCACTGATATGcttgaggcggtaaacaagggttcgcacatgcgcaattcacagccatACCAATGTCTATCGCAAtcaggatacggctgccgtaccaatatccagttcgtattTGTTTAGAACTTCTTATactaattttgtgatttttgttcTCAGATACCAGCGTGTGACTTGCTACAGTTGAAACTATATAAGAAAAAGATTGGCGTTTACTGAATATATACAGAGAAGGAGAAATTTTCTGAGCCTACACAGGGCTCCCAATTTCTACTTACTGTAAGTAGCTGTTTCTTATGGTCGGTCGTTCAACTTAAGGTCCAGAaccatgtaacatatatatatatatatatatatatatatatattatatatatatatatatatatatatatatgtatatatatatatatatatattatatatatatatatatatatacatatatatatatattatatatatatatatatatatatatatatatatataattgggcactaaattcattggactaagttttcttttgaaaatttcatcaatgaaagattttttttttttttggaggcttTAATTTTTGAGGGagtactgtttattttttatacagaagttttatttcttaagttctttttttatctttacaagACATTTATTTCTCCGTCGGAAGGCTTTCGCCACAGTTTTTTATACCACTAACcagatgaataattaaaaatattttgttttcattaaaaaaacactttaGGATCACAGTACAAACTTTCTATGGGTATTATAATTCCATGCGTACCTTGTCAATACAACAATATGAGATCTTAGCTGGCTTTCATTGCTATTTGTAAGCTTCTTCATTAAGGAAACTTGGTATAAATTTGAGCATTCCCACATCCGCCTGGCTTCTTCCCTGTTACTTTGAGTAAGCTTAGGAAAGACAAGAACATTCATGGATCTATTAGATAATCATGAGCACTCAGGTGTTATGTAAATGAGAGGGAAGCCACCAAGGTCGCTTGCTGAAGAACACCCAGTAGACTACTATTTATTCGCAATTTACAAATGTctctgttttcttaattttctctcaGTCACCCTTTACAGTCCTTTGAAACAAGTTTTGTTGCACATGGATTGACACTGGGTTTTAAGATTTATGACAGAAAGAAATCATCCTCTATAACACATAGCTGGCTTCACTTTAAAGGTGACGTTTTTCAGCGTGGTTTTGGCAGAGTTGAACGTGTTCCAATTTATCCCATTCTCGTTTTTCTCCTTGCTCAGAAGTGGGTTCGTTGGACTCGTGAAGTAACAATTTAGAAACCAGAAGCCACTGCCGTATTTAGCTGCGCAGTTACGGGATTCTGTGGTGGAAAAAAGAAGATGGTAAGAAGACTAAAATCAGGAAAAATGAAGGGGCTTATGAGTTAGAAAAATAAACGTGCTTTACTGACTGAAGTTAAGGTGTATATTGTAATAGCAAGGACAAATTTAAGGTTGGGATAACGAAATTCAGGATGAAGCGAGGAGTATCAATGAGGAAAAATATTAGTGTACAAGACTAGAACTAGATAGAAATAAGAATTAGTACTCATGATTGTGTACGCTCTCTTCCAAACCATCGGCCGTCACAATGAGgcttttgacacacacacacacacacacacactcactaaaaCAAGATCTAGGAAGATTGAGAATTCCCATAAGTACTCCAGCTTCTCGTAACGTGGAACTACCACTTTAAGAGGCACGGTAAATCATACTTACTGCATGGTACTTCAAGATGGCCCACTTTTGCACAATAGCTCAAAATAACTCGTTTCTTTGTCACAGCTCGAAAAGGATCCTTATGATACACAAAGACCATCGAGTGGGAAATAAGGGGGTCCTGAATAGTGCAAATACTGATTCTATTTATGACAAGATAAGTAGGAAAAGACTACGTTGGATGGTGTTTTAAAAGAATGGATAACAGTCCAATTCTCAAGAAAATATGGCATCAAGAAGACCTCTTCTGGTTTACTTCGACTCTGGAGTCCTACCCATGGCAGtggaaaagaaatattcattaagaaTAAAGTACTAAGAACTGAAGCATACTGAGATACACGAATGCAGGaccatattatatctacatacatacatacatacatatagcattGCCATAATCGTTCTTTACTTAGTGAATCAAGGATGAACCTCTTgtgcaagaaaagaaaaacatccaaataataacaaaatcagcTGCTTCTTTTACCAACAAAGGAAGCTCATAAGCAGTGTGTCGACCTCCCCCTCCCATTCTACACATAAACTGTGCTACTCGCCAGTCTATCATTATACTGTCATTCTCCATTTTCTCCGCAAGACCAAACCACCTCAAAACCTACGGAAACTTTAACACAGAAAAGGTTTTAACTCACTGTGAGTATCGTTATCTCTGTCGGGAGTGGAGAAGAGCATGTTATCATGATTTTTGAGGGCATCCCCAGCATTCCCGGATCCCGTCCCCAGTCGGAGGCTGTACTCGTGTTCTTCGTCGGCGACGTGGAAGGAGCTGTACTCTTGGTACCGGGACTCCCCGTCCCAGTCGGTCATGTCCACCCGGAGCACTTGGGTTACTCCGTTCGTGAGGGCGTGGAGCATGTCGTTACCTGTCAATTCAAGGGACACGGTCACCAGTGTGGATGCTTGGTTTGCTTACGATATgcttgtatctatttatttaagttGGGGGTGGGATCTATCAATTCAGTAAACacaattctttattcctttctaaaTACATCATTCagctgctgacgtttcaagaagtttagtcccattttcaaagctatatgaTGAAAGAAACAAGCATTAAAAACAGACtcggaaagaaaataaatcaaaatattattttacatataaaataaaattataagtagagtataaatgaaGAGAGTTgaccaagtataaaataaaattataagtagagtataaatgaaGAGAGTTgaccaaatataaaataaaattataagtagagtataaatgaaGAGAGTTGaccaaatataatataaaattataagtagagtaaaaatgaagagaGTTGACCAAATGGTGCTGAGGCCACAGACAGAGTGACAGATCGGGTCAGGttcagcttcgacttaaactcacgagaggtatagaggtgttgagTTGGTCTTAGTTTTTAATTGGGGGAcaaattgtttaataaaaagcgattcTAAAATTGCTAGTTGTTGGTCGTTAGGAGTTCGGCCTATGATTTTAATAAATACCCAGACCACATTAACACCGTTATATCTCTCGTaagtttaagtcgaagctgaaCCTGACCCGAACTGTCACTCTGTCTGTGGCCTCTTCATTTTTGCTGTACttataattttatgttatatgtaagaaaaactatttattcatttatttttcattccgagtctgttttttaatgtctgcatcttttattgtaaatgtttgaaaatgggactaaacgtcttgaaacgtcaccagctgaatgatgtacttagaaaggaataaagaattgtcCTTACCCTCGCGCCAAATTGCTATCTGTTTATTGATTTACCTTTCGTTTTGAATGATTTATATACCTGTTGTTATATCTATGTTTTCAATGTTTCTTTCTCCCGGTTAGTCTACTGCTGTACCTATTATTAATTATGCTTTACCGTACGATTCTGTTGGGGCTCTGCTTTTCCAcagtatttatacaaatataaggTTTCTAGTTTACTGAACCTGCTTTGAGACTGACGTTCTCTTTCAGCTTGTTCTACGATGTATAAGTATAATGGTAATATGAACAATGATATTCTGTTACTGGGTATCATGAGACTTGAACTTAGCGTGGTACCAATTAAAACGGAATGAGATTTTTCTGACGAGGTGTCTTATGGTAACTCGGTTCACCTCGAAATAAATACATTAGTAAATTTCTGTTTTAAATGAACGTATGCATCTATGTTTACGggtaaaaaattgtattttgaaaaaaaaaacgagcaaacCTTGAAAAGGTAGCTTCGACTGTAGCCACCACGGATGCTAAGTCCTCTCCGTGCGTCCtcttttactgtacgtcctttcatattatctttcttccatcttactttccaccctttcctaacaattgattcgcagtgcaactgcgaggctttcctcctgttacacctttcaaacctcatcactgtcaatttccttttcagcactgaatggccttagctgccccagtgcttgtcaTTAtacctaaaacctataaatcaatcaatcaatcaaattgtGCAATAACTTGAACGATCCTGTTAATAAACGTGAGGCCACAGCCAATGCAGGACCACAAGTTCAATTGataattgtttaatattttacgGGACGTTGTACAGCATtcacacatatttttatttttacctactTACACATTTCGTCCTTTCCtgtgaaaacaataaaatggaaaagagtGGGAGTTCGTCCACAATGCATCTTAGAAGTCTGAGTTATTGGAGTAAGAAAAGCAGAAGCAGGAACAGAATTCCTAAGTTAAGCAGACGAGGGAAAAATGACATTCTTTTAAGTTGTCTCTTATGATGAGAAATTTAAAGGAACCAACAAagacaaaaggaaagagagacTTCTAAGTTgctcttcattaaaagtaaacaagggtTTCCAGTAAAACCTTGCTTATTGGTGTTCtattcaaaacaaaaagagtCGGCGGGAACTGAGAAAAGCCTCACCTATCCAGTATTCAGTGTCTGGACTCCCAAATCCAATTCTGTAATCGTGCCATCCTCTGTTAAAGTTCACCTGGGTACTGAGAGCTCTCCGAAGAAGGACAACGGTCCATCCACCTTCGTTGACGTCTTTCTCGCCCATGTCACACCAGACGGCGACCCCTTCCTTCACTCGGAATTCCACATCTGGCATaaaatttctttataatatatatattattatatgttgctactttcaaaatacatatatcccctctttgactgtataaaatgttatatatagagttatgcaaaatttttcagattccttagctaggatatctaaaaatgtatgtccagatttcacataacataatgtaaaagtatgtaacgttgaatgtaaagaaagagagagattagctttgtccgttccaagataaaGTTGTTTCAGTATCTTGTCATCGCCtctagattaagggagctcgcagtctccgtgttgttttcaaaatatgTCAATCATCTTGCTCTAGGAGTCTGTTTCGATCGAGTCGTGTCTTTGTTATTTAGAACCACATttcgttcagatctctctctctctctctctctctctctcctctctctctctctctctcgcacggcacctttgatttgatattaacataacgtaaattggtcactcataacttgtagatttcagatttgatatttcttagagttatttggtattatttagtgtttttttgtggaatctgaacaaacattgtacaggTGTGTAACGGTGCcaatttttgtgaaatattgtgaattggtgaattttttaacaagctgcagcagaaagaaagaaattggtataccaagataaagtgtgttatatttttattagttgcaactaataactaatagttacagtggtttggtaaaaatttatactaatatttacagtgaacagaaaaataatttttacacattgcaactttttgtgttttgtgtttgtttcatttgaagggtatttatccattttcttattgaagtgtgtttttgttttatattctgtgtgattagtgctttttacagttttggtattttccacattttttctgtgttttcatttgcattcacaatttaattaacgtagttgttttcattaattaattaatcattgcacatttaactgaatttaacacttgtgaattaatttgtatttacttagaattcttttcaatttgtattgttgtttagcacttgtgaattaatttcctaattttaattattgcctaacacttttgaattttgattgaattaattttcttgagttttgtgatgaattaattttaatttaattttacttaattgattcaagaattaattaaactttcctttgttttcaagtaacagtaattttccctgatattgtgaatttcatttatagattttgagtttgataatatttttttttatttaaattttttataagtgtttctttacaccagtatttatatatgactatatTTAACTTAGGTacaaacatagagtggtaattgatctgttttccttcaatttacttgaagtgacttagaaccagggaagtacttagacttctgaaatcagggaaatacttagagttttaaaattgttgatggagtgatgccttttaattaatttaattacttacaagatttcctcacacctgttttgatgaacttagtctgattttctgcaatactggtaagttgtctaagggatcactgttgcctttagagtattcagtcgtttagtacctgtgatgaaggttcaggtgtctggctgttgtgaggtaacaattatgaatggtaagtgtagtaaccagctacttggcactttgtcacaagtattaatggtgcccagagacccgggaaaacagatttcattatcactctagtatacactGTTTGTGTTAGGGATATagtttgttaggagagtgaccatttagtttatttttgcatttattctgttgaattgtaagttgataacttagataaaatggctcagttcaaggttcaggaatttttagcagccccttccatccaagtgttatctgagaCCACTCTGACTAAAGCACAGTGGAGCACTTTAGCAGTGgtatgtggtggttatgtgtctacaagtatggtaaaggcacaaataagatgtattgctatggaatcattgatagactctggtagaataagtgatgaagatgagttagaattggctcaagagttgttgaatgtagcacgtgctgatcttatgaataagcaagcagaaaagaaagagaaaagtgatgaagagttagagcttagacgcattgaagtaGAAGAGAATttaattaagctgaaaatgcaagcagaaagagaaagagaagacagagagaaaagagaaagaagagaaagagaagacagagagaaaagagaaagaagagaaagagaagaagaaaaagcagcggaagaggaaagggaaattgcaaggtTTGAAAGAGAGATgaaattgataagagctagatccacaatacctgtgacgccgtctaaccctaaccaaggtaatcaagaccctgtatttgatgtagtcaGAGTACAGAAGTtgatccctaagtttactgaagaagctccagatgaggtttttgatcactttgagaaagtggcttcaggtatgggatggccagaagataaatggtcagttttactacaaagtgtcttaattggtaaagggagaagtgcttatctagccttaacagctgatcagtgtaaagactataaggtacttaaacacagtgtgtttcaagtttaccagatgaccccagagtactacaatgaaagattcagaagtttaagaaaagatgagaagggaaccttcttcgATTATgcatacaaagtgagaaggtgttttaaacgttggttagaagctgctaaagttaaaacttttgatgagttggAAGacttacttgttcttgaacagtatcttagggaattcctgaacatataagagcctatttgagagagaggaggttaagaaacttgacaaagcttctacactgagtgaagattacaatataattagtagcaaacgcaattacaatgtcaagtaccagaatcaacaatgcccaggttttaagtctcatccaaataacaggaacaaatttaatgggaaacctacaaaatgatactaccaagagtacacaaggtaatacacctcagcaagctaatgtgaaatccttatccaatttttcaagacagttacagaaacctaatgttatctgtttcaagtgtggaagagcaggacactttagtcaagagtgttaccggaatcaaccacagtcaaagccagttggtcaaatagtgaaaggtgaccaggtgaaacaaactacgaaaagcagtgtgggaaagaatcaaactccagagaagaatgaaactaaacaagctgaatgtttagcaaccagtggaaatgtaacctcaagcactgagtggcttagcagtgtggaggcttttaagctatatttctatgagggtatgctgtcaactcaaggagggagtgtgcaggtaccagtcaagatattacgtgatacagggagtaaccaaagtgtggtagtacgtggtgctcaccctcagttggagaagagtctcacaggagattcagttattttgaagggtataggaggagaggaagtagctcctatatgccgcttacacctgtcatgtgaattggtgacagggaatgttgattttgctgtaaaggactcactggctgtggaaggtgtacatgttctgttggggaatgaagttgatggtgtgccatttattccttgtccaatagtgacagacaaaccattgaagATTAGTTCTACaatagagttggagaagaataacccccacctgtttcctagttgtgtaaccaccagaagtatgaagaggactatgactgcaagtgaagaaactgaggatttacacacccaagaaggatcatgtgaaggatctttgtgcttagaagaattgttccagggaagtgatgtttcccctagtgctgaccaagaagagatttcccatgaagaagacgacgacgacaaagaagaagaacctgttgttcctgaagagactctgagtagtcaacgtgttcctgaagacagtagtgaaactacagtagctgagttaggagatattgagaattcaacccttgaaattggtcaagtgacaagagagaagctaatggacttgcagaagaaggatgtatcattagctgatttgttcttcagagttgttgatcgagaagagatgcaacaaactcccacctgttattatctgaaggaaggtttgctgatgaggaagtacaaacctacagatataccaggagatgctgtatggggcgaatatcatcaaaatttgattccatatccactgtggaagcaagtggtagcagtagctcgcgagtctggacatatgggaatcaggaagactggagaagatcatgaaatactTTTTCTGgtctggacttcacaaagatgttagcagattctgtcatgagtgtcatacctaccagatagctggaaacccgaatgaaaccatcaagaaagcccccctacaacctatagaagttagaggagaacctttagcaaagtgattatagatatggttggaccgctgccgaagacaaagaaaggaaatgagtatttgttaacattaatgtgtcctgtgacaagatatccagaggcaatccctgttagaaacatatctgccaagatagtagCTGAAAAATTTGTGGAGtctttctcaaagtttggtataccagaaatagtacaaagtgatagaggaacaaactttacttcaaagttattccaggatgtgatgaatttgttaggagtgaaacaacagctatccactgcctatcatccagagactcaagatgccttggaaaggttccaccagacattgaaaagtatgctgacaatgTATTGCTCTGAGTcaagaagagaatgggatgttagtttaccattaatgttgtttgaagttaggagtgcttatcaagaaagtatgggatgttcacctaatgaaatgatttttggaagagaagtgagaggaccgttgaagattctcacagaaaattgagaagaaaatccAAAGGAAATCCAAGGtgaatatgtgaagaacttaaggaaaaagttgaaagagattagaaaattctctttagaaaatctgaaagtgagtcaagagaaaatgaaaaggagatatgatgctaagactaagctaagaagttttagtgttggacaagaagtgttagtgttcttacctgtcaagagatttcccctcactaacaAATTTCAaggttcttacaagataattcagaagttaagtgatagaacttatgtgattgaaacaccagaaagaagaagaagacaaaggaagatacatgtgaacctcttgaaaccttatttctcagaaactaaaactgaaactgtgtcaataacacaagcaacttcatctacagaagacaatgatggctacgaattgggagctgaaagcaagatgaataattcttcaatttcgaaaaatttggaggataaactgaaacatctgagtgttgagcaaggtgaagacttaagtgaagtgattagaagtttcccagaaatttttgcagatgtacctaagcgtactgatctgaccaagcatcaGATCaatattcaagaagatggaaaaccattcaagcaaagagcctatcgcttatcactgtatcatcgagatgttttgaagaaagaagttgagtattttctgcaacatggattagcagaacccagttcaagtcacttcagttctccatgtgtgttagtgaagaaaccagatggttcatttagaacgtgtactgattataggaaactgaattccatcagtgtggatGACatttatcctttgcctcttatagatcagttacttgataatattgggcaagccaagtttgtttccaaaatagacttgttgaaaagatattatcaaattcccttagatgagaatgctaagttgctgtcagcttttattactccttttggactgtaccagtatactgttctgccgtttggtctgatgaatgcacctgcaacatttcaatgagtgatggatcaactgctaggatcgatagaaggagtaggtgtatacctggatgacatagtgatttactctacaacatgggaagaacatctgaagattctgaggaaagtttccaagaaacttcaagaagcaggactaacagtcaacctagataagagtgagtttggaaaggcaactgtgcagtatcttgggtttgaagttggtaaAGGCCTTCTttctccagtaaatgctaatgtagaaggtatccatagGGCTACCCCACCacctaccaggaaacagctacagagatttttaggcatggctggattctatcgtcgtttctgcccaaatttctcagccatagtagctcccttgacagacttaactggtcccaaagctaa contains:
- the LOC135212603 gene encoding ficolin-1-like, with the protein product MGEKDVNEGGWTVVLLRRALSTQVNFNRGWHDYRIGFGSPDTEYWIGNDMLHALTNGVTQVLRVDMTDWDGESRYQEYSSFHVADEEHEYSLRLGTGSGNAGDALKNHDNMLFSTPDRDNDTHKSRNCAAKYGSGFWFLNCYFTSPTNPLLSKEKNENGINWNTFNSAKTTLKNVTFKVKPAMCYRG